In the Sandaracinus amylolyticus genome, TTGCCCGCACCGTCGCCCTCGATCGCGCTCGAGACCCACACCCGCACCACGCCGTCCGCGAGGCGCGCCTCGCCGATCACGCCGCGCCCGACCTCACCGCGCTCGGAGCGCACCGTGCCGTCGTCGCCGACGATCGCGAGGCCGATCACCGACGCCGGTCCCATCAGCGCGTGCTCGACGCGATCGACCGCGATCTCCGGCGCGTCGGCGCGCACGATCATCGCTGCCGCGCCCTGCGCCGCGATCGTCGCCGCGCGCTCCCGCTCCTGCTCCAGCGCTCGCGACGCGAGCCGATCGATCGCGATCGCGACGAGCGTGACCGAGATGCCGAGCGCCGCGATCAGCGCGAGCGTGATCTGCGCGCGCAATCCGAGCCCGCGCACCCGCGACGCGGCATGCCGTCCGAACGGATCCGCGACGCGCTCCGACACGCGCCGGGATCCTACCTCAGCGCGCGATGCGCTCGGTCAGCTCTGCGAGCCGACGAAGCTGACGGCGACGCCCGCGCACGATCGCGTCCTCCTCCATCACCGAGATCGTCCACGGCATGCGCCACGACCAGTTCTCGGGGCCCACCGTGTTCGGCGTGTTCACGCGATCGCGCAGCGCGAGCACGTCCTGCACCGGAAGCAGCGCGAGCCGCGACGGGCTGCGGTACACCGCGTCGAGCAGCGCCGCGTGCACCTCTTCGCCGTACTTCCGCGCGCGCTCCGCGGGCACGTCCGCGAGCTGCGGGATGCGCCGCGCCTGGTTGCGCTCCCACTCGGGCAGCGCGTCCCACCACTCGATCGAGCTCTCGGTGTCGTGGGTGCCCGTCGTCGCCACGCTGAGCTCGGGCCACGCCGCGGGATCGCGGAAGCGATCGTGATCCTTCTCCCAGCGCAGCACGCGATAGCCCGGGATGCCGAGCTCCTTCAGCGACGCGCGCACGAAGTCCGGGATCACCCCGAGGTCCTCGGCGATCAGCTCGGTGCCCGACGACGCGAACGCGCGCAGCACGGCCTCGCCCTGCGCGCGCTGCTGCGGCTCGTGCTGCGGCCAGAAGTAGTGCGCGCTCTTGTCGATCGGCCGGTGGTAGGTGCGGTAGAGCCCGACCACGTGATCGATGCGGATCAGATCGTAGAGCTGCGCGGTGTGCCGCCCGCGCTGCGCGAAGAGCTCGTAGCCCTCCTCCGCGATGCGCTCCCAGCGATACGGCGGCAGGCCCCACTCCTGACCGTCCGCACTGAACGCGTCGGGCGGCGCGCCCACGGTCGCGTCGAAGCGATAACGATCCTTGCGCGCCCACACGTCCGCGCTGTCGTCGGCGACCAGGAACGGCTCGTCCCCCCCGAGCGCCACGCCCGCGGCCGCCGCTTCCCTGCGCGCGGCCTGGTGCTGCCCGAACGCGAGGTGCTGCAGCCACGTGCGGTACGCGATCTCGCGCGCGTGCTCGCGACGCAGCTCCGCGCGGCGCTCCGGGCTCGCGTCGCGCACCTCGAGCGGCCAGTCGCGCCAGCTCTGCGGGAAGCGCTCCTTGAGCGTGCGGAAGAGCGCGTAGTCGTGGATCCAGTGCCCGTGCTCGTCGACGAAGCGCGCCAGCGCGGCGCGACGCTCGCTCGACGCGTCCACGTCGCGCTCGAAGCGCTCGAAGCAGCGGCGCAGCACTCCGTCCTTGAGCCGTCGCACGTCGGCATGGCGCACCCGCGGCGACTCGCTCACCGCGTCGAGCAGCGCGCGCTCCTCCGAGGTCAGCGCGCTCATCCCGCCGAGCGCCTCGAGCTCCGGCACGTCGGCGATCCGGAGATAGAGCGGATCGAGCGCGAAGAACGAGCACGACGAGTACGGGCTGTCGTTGCCCGGCGAAGGCTCGAGCAGCGGCAGCGTCATCACGAGCGAGAACCCGGCGTCGCCGGCCCACTTCGCGAAGCGCGCGAGGTCGGGGTACTCGCCCACGCCCCACTCGCGTCCGGTCCGAATCGAGAAGAGCGGGACCAGGACGCCCGCCGAACGCCGTCCGAGGATCTTCATCCGTGCACCACCACCGGGCCCGAGGTGTGCCCGAAACGGAACGCCAAGTCGAGTCACGTTCACCCGAGCAGGCCCCGAGCCCTCGACGTATGCACGGAAGCGCTCGGCACGAACGTGCGGAAAAGGTGGGCTCGCCGCGTCCCGGTTGAGGTAGTCTGCGCTTCCCGATGCAGGAGCTCGGACAAGCCGACCGCCAGCGTCTCTTCGAGCGCTTCGGCCGTTCCTACGCCGCCGGCGACACGATCTACGACGAGGGCGAGTCCGCGGAGCACTGTTATCTCCTGCAGGACGGCCGCGTCCGGCTCGTGAAGAACATCCGTGGCGCCGAGCGCAGCCTGACGGTGCTGAAGCCCGGCGATCTCTTCGGTGAGGACGCGCTGCTCCCGCGGGTGCGCCGGAGCGCCTCGGCCGTCGCGCTGACCGACGCACAGGTGCTCGCGCTCGACCGCCGCACCTTCGGCGTGCTGCTCGCGGGCAACCCCGAGGTCGCGAGCCGCTTGGTCGAGCAGCTGGTGCGGCGGCTGCGCCACGCCGAGGAGCAGCTCGAGAACGCGATGCTGCGCGACCAGCCCTCGCGCGTGGTGAACACGCTGCTCCGGCTGACGGCGGGGCTCGAGGCGAGCGGCGAGGGATACGTCCTCTCGATCTCGCCGCTCGAGCTGTCGAGCCGGGTGGGCCTCGACGTCGACGCAGTGAAGAAGGCCGTCCAGCAGCTGCGCGACGGCGGGTACCTCCGCATCGCCGACGAGAAGATCATCCTCCCCGACCTCGACGCGCTCAGGCAGCTCTACCAGCTGCTCGGCATGAAGGAAGAGGTACGGGGCGGGTTTCCGTGAACGGGTCCCCCGACGGGGTCTCCGCGATCGGGTGCGTCGGAGGGTGACTGCCGCGAACGGTGACCCCGGGGCGCAGATCCACCGGCGGTATCGGTGTACAAGCACCACCGCAGCACAATCGGGCGCTTCCCCACGAAATTCGGGGCCTGGATCCGATTGACGGCCCGCCGACACCCCGGTAGATCTGGCCGCCGCCGCTTCCGGGCGGGTGGCCGTACGGATGCACCGAGTTGTTTCCAGGTTCGCGGGCCCAGGGCCGCGAAGCAGAGTCATCAGCACCACGGCGCTGCTCACAACCCTGTGGGCGATGTCGCTGGGCGCATGCGGCGGGGGACCGAGCGAGGAAGACGTGCGGCGTTCCCAGGCGGAATACGACCTCGGAGTCGGGCTGATGCAGGAGCAGAACGTCGCCGGGGCGTTCCAGCACCTCCGTGAGGCCGTCCGTCTGGATCCCGACAACGCCGAAGCGCACCTCGTCCTCGGCACGCTGCTGATGCTGCGCGGCGATCATCCCGAGGCCGAGCGCGAGCTGCGCGAGGCGCTCCGCGCGAACACCGCGCTCGGTGGCGCCGGCCTGCCCTCGCTGACCCCCGAGGCGCACAACACGCTGGGCGTCCTCTATCTCAACACCCGGCGCTA is a window encoding:
- the malQ gene encoding 4-alpha-glucanotransferase yields the protein MKILGRRSAGVLVPLFSIRTGREWGVGEYPDLARFAKWAGDAGFSLVMTLPLLEPSPGNDSPYSSCSFFALDPLYLRIADVPELEALGGMSALTSEERALLDAVSESPRVRHADVRRLKDGVLRRCFERFERDVDASSERRAALARFVDEHGHWIHDYALFRTLKERFPQSWRDWPLEVRDASPERRAELRREHAREIAYRTWLQHLAFGQHQAARREAAAAGVALGGDEPFLVADDSADVWARKDRYRFDATVGAPPDAFSADGQEWGLPPYRWERIAEEGYELFAQRGRHTAQLYDLIRIDHVVGLYRTYHRPIDKSAHYFWPQHEPQQRAQGEAVLRAFASSGTELIAEDLGVIPDFVRASLKELGIPGYRVLRWEKDHDRFRDPAAWPELSVATTGTHDTESSIEWWDALPEWERNQARRIPQLADVPAERARKYGEEVHAALLDAVYRSPSRLALLPVQDVLALRDRVNTPNTVGPENWSWRMPWTISVMEEDAIVRGRRRQLRRLAELTERIAR
- a CDS encoding Crp/Fnr family transcriptional regulator; the encoded protein is MQELGQADRQRLFERFGRSYAAGDTIYDEGESAEHCYLLQDGRVRLVKNIRGAERSLTVLKPGDLFGEDALLPRVRRSASAVALTDAQVLALDRRTFGVLLAGNPEVASRLVEQLVRRLRHAEEQLENAMLRDQPSRVVNTLLRLTAGLEASGEGYVLSISPLELSSRVGLDVDAVKKAVQQLRDGGYLRIADEKIILPDLDALRQLYQLLGMKEEVRGGFP